Part of the Halostella litorea genome is shown below.
TCTCGATGCTCGGCGGGTACTGCCCGCGGTCCAGTTTCAGGTCCGACTGCGGGCGGGCCATGCAGGTCAGGGCGTAGGACTCGGCCTCCTCGTCGGTGAGGCCGCGGGCGGCCGGCTGGGTGACCTCGCCGTCCTCGATCTTCGCGGAGCAGGCCAGGCACATCCCGACGCGGCAGGAGTACTCCTGAGCGATGCCCTCCTCGATGCAGCGGCTCAGGATCGTCTCCGTGTCCGAGACCGTGATCTCCTCGCCGGTCCCGACGAACTCCACCGTGTACTCGGTCATGGCACCGGCTACGAAAGACCGCCAAAAAACTCTTTATGCACACCTGTCCCCGGGAGGGCGACGGATCCGGGGGCGGAACCGGGGGACACACGGGGTACATAAAGAGTTTTGCCGGTCGACCGTTCAGGAAGTGGCATGACAAGCAGCGAGGCCG
Proteins encoded:
- a CDS encoding 2Fe-2S iron-sulfur cluster-binding protein, which gives rise to MTEYTVEFVGTGEEITVSDTETILSRCIEEGIAQEYSCRVGMCLACSAKIEDGEVTQPAARGLTDEEAESYALTCMARPQSDLKLDRGQYPPSIETDAAAGDAAADD